In one Cyclopterus lumpus isolate fCycLum1 chromosome 22, fCycLum1.pri, whole genome shotgun sequence genomic region, the following are encoded:
- the dtnbb gene encoding LOW QUALITY PROTEIN: dystrobrevin, beta b (The sequence of the model RefSeq protein was modified relative to this genomic sequence to represent the inferred CDS: deleted 1 base in 1 codon) produces the protein MIEEGSKRGKAMVEKRQLFMEMRAQNFDVIRLSTYRTACKLRFVQKRCNLHLVDVWNMIEAFRDNGLNALDHGAEINVSRLETILSSIYYQLNKRLPTTHQINVEQSIGLLLNFMVATYDSESHGKLTVFSMKAMLSTMCGGKIVDKLRYIFSQISDASGAMMFPKFDQFLREVLKLPTAVFEGPSFGYTEHSVRTCFPQQKKIMLNTFLDVLMADPPPQCLVWLPLMHRLANVENVFHPVECSYCRSESMMGFRYRCQQCHGYQLCQSCFWRGHANGPHSNQHQMKEHSSWKSPAKKLSHAISKSLGCVPIGEPPHPVFPEQAERPQELPHAVPPRAAADSMNDTMLMSSGTPTPTKSVLESPSRLDEEHRLIARYAARLAAEAGNSTQQCPPTDLGFNFDANKQQRQLIAELENKNREILQEIQRLRLEHEQASQPTPEKAQQNPTLLTELRLLRHRKDELERRMSALQESRRELMVQLEGLMRLLKSQSGGSPHSSPSHGAGCSMPMPIRSTSAGSTPTHTPQDCLAGVGGDVLEAFAQGVPRNLRNDLLVAADSITNTMSSLVKELHSVDDVEEETNMRNGGDRGTLRVQKH, from the exons ATGATCGAGGAAGGCAGCAAGCGGGGCAAGGCCATGGTGGAGAAGAGACAGCTCTTCATGGAGATGA GAGCTCAAAACTTCGACGTCATCCGACTGTCGACCTACAGAACCGCCTGCAAACTGCGCTTTGTGCAGAAGAGATGCAACC ttCACCTGGTGGACGTCTGGAACATGATCGAAGCCTTCCGGGACAACGGGCTCAACGCGTTGGACCACGGCGCCGAGATCAACGTGTCCCGGCTGGAGACCATCCTGTCGTCCATCTACTACCAGCTCAACAAGCGGCTGCCCACCACCCACCAGATCAACGTGGAGCAGTCCATCGGGCTGCTGCTCAACTTCATGGTGGCCACCTACGACAG TGAAAGCCACGGGAAGCTGACGGTTTTCTCAATGAAAGCCATGCTGTCGACGATGTGTGGCGGGAAGATTGTGGACAAACTACGCT ACATCTTCTCCCAGATCTCGGACGCGAGCGGAGCCATGATGTTCCCAAAGTTCGACCAGTTCCTCCGGGAGGTGCTGAAGCTCCCCACGGCCGTGTTCGAGGGCCCCTCCTTCGGCTACACGGAGCACTCGGTGCGCACGTGCTTCCCTCAGCAG AAGAAGATTATGCTGAACACGTTTTTGGACGTGTTGATGGCGGACCCGCCCCCTCAATGCCTCGTGTGGCTGCCGCTCATGCACCGACTTGCCAATGTTGAAAATG TCTTCCATCCGGTGGAATGTTCGTATTGCCGGAGCGAGAGCATGATGGGTTTCCGGTACCGGTGCCAGCAGTGCCACGGGTACCAGCTGTGCCAGAGCTGCTTCTGGCGCGGCCACGCCAACGGTCCCCATAGCAACCAGCACCAGATGAAGGAGCACTCCTCTTGG AAGTCTCCAGCCAAAAAGCTGAGCCACGCCATCAGCAAATCTCTGGGCTGCGTCCCCATCGGAGAGCCGCCGCACCCCGTGTTCCCCGAGCAGGCCGAGCGACCGCAGGAGCTCCCCCACGCCGT TCCGCCGAGAGCAGCGGCCGACAGCATGAACGACACAATGCTCATGTCCTCCGGGACGCCCACCCCTACCAAAAG cgtCTTGGAGAGTCCCAGTCGGCTAGATGAAGAGCACCGCCTCATCGCTCGCTACGCCGCCCGCCTGGCAGCCGAGGCGGGCAACTCCACG CAACAATGTCCTCCCACAGATCTGGGTTTCAACTTTGATGCCAATAAGCAACAGAGACAGCTGATTGCAGAGCTGGAGAACAAAAACAG GGAGATCCTCCAGGAGATCCAGCGGCTGCGTTTGGAGCACGAGCAG GCCTCCCAGCCCACCCCGGAGAAAGCTCAGCAGAACCCCACGCTGCTCACCGAGCTGCGGCTCCTCAG ACACAGGAAGGACGAGCTGGAGCGGCGCATGTCGGCCCTGCAGGAGAGCAGACGGGAGCTGATGGTGCAGCTGGAGGGACTCATGAGGCTGCTGAAG TCCCAGTCTGGAGGCTCCCCTCACTCCTCCCCCAGTCACGGGGCGGGCTGCTCCATGCCCATGCCCATACGCTCCACCTCGGCCGGCTCCACCCCGACTCACACGCCGCAGGACTGCCTGGCCGGGGTGGGCGGCGACGTGCTGGAGGCCTTCGCTCAGG GTGTACCTCGAAACCTTCGTAATGATCTCCTCGTTGCTGCGGACTCGATCACAAACACCATGTCATCGCTGGTGAAAGAGCTCCACTCAG ttgatGACGTGGAAGAGGAGACCAACATGAGGAACGGTGGGGACAGAG GCACATTGAGAGTACAGAAGCACTGA